A window of Halobellus sp. LT62 contains these coding sequences:
- a CDS encoding zinc ribbon domain-containing protein → MVPQPDTDRGCPKCGHTETEVGTISTTGGGLSKMFDIQTNSFKVVSCTNCGYSELYRDATSGSSDIVDVFLG, encoded by the coding sequence ATGGTCCCCCAACCAGACACCGATCGCGGATGCCCGAAGTGCGGTCACACCGAAACCGAGGTCGGAACGATCTCGACGACGGGTGGCGGTCTCTCGAAGATGTTCGACATCCAGACGAACAGCTTCAAGGTCGTCTCGTGTACGAACTGCGGGTACTCGGAGCTCTATCGCGACGCGACGTCCGGCAGCAGCGACATCGTCGACGTCTTTCTCGGCTGA
- a CDS encoding S1C family serine protease, with translation MDEPTPTRRRLLGFGGAGILAALAGCSAEAPSAERQAKTTSTSSPERSPARSATPTSPYSRVYRETIDAVVLVQTDRGRGTGFVVDPALDTDSAAVADSRCVVTNAHVVDDAATADLRFSGGQWAAGDIVGTDSRSDLAVVELPASTRDREPLSFAEGEPTVGQEVVALGNPFDLDGTMTTGIVSGVDRSAPAPTGAQIPDAIQTDAAVNPGNSGGPLLSLDGDVVAVINSEIGENVGFGISAALAGRVVPGLIANGSYEHPFLGVTLAEMTPELAGTMGLTGPRGVLVTSVLEDGPSAGLLSGGSELRTVDGSRVRIGGDVVLSIGGETILTTEDLSSHLALETSPGEVVTLTVQRDGYVTTVDVTLGARPGT, from the coding sequence ATGGACGAGCCGACGCCGACACGCAGACGACTCCTCGGTTTCGGCGGGGCGGGGATCCTCGCCGCGCTCGCGGGGTGTAGCGCGGAGGCACCGAGCGCCGAGAGACAGGCGAAGACGACATCGACATCGAGTCCCGAGCGGTCTCCAGCGCGCTCGGCGACGCCGACGAGTCCCTACAGCCGGGTCTACCGCGAAACAATCGACGCCGTCGTGCTCGTCCAAACCGATCGGGGACGGGGGACCGGATTCGTCGTCGACCCCGCTCTCGATACCGACTCCGCTGCAGTGGCCGACTCGAGGTGCGTCGTCACGAACGCCCACGTGGTCGATGACGCCGCGACGGCGGACCTCCGGTTCAGCGGGGGCCAGTGGGCTGCCGGTGACATCGTCGGCACCGACTCCCGCAGCGACTTAGCAGTGGTCGAACTGCCCGCGTCGACTCGAGACCGGGAACCGTTATCCTTCGCGGAAGGCGAGCCGACAGTCGGGCAGGAAGTCGTCGCCCTCGGCAATCCGTTCGACCTCGACGGGACGATGACGACCGGCATCGTGAGCGGCGTCGACAGGTCCGCACCGGCTCCCACGGGAGCACAGATTCCGGACGCGATACAGACCGACGCGGCGGTCAATCCGGGGAACAGCGGCGGACCGCTGCTGTCGCTCGACGGCGACGTGGTCGCCGTGATCAACTCCGAGATCGGCGAGAACGTGGGTTTCGGGATCTCGGCCGCGCTCGCCGGACGAGTCGTCCCGGGTCTCATCGCCAACGGGTCCTACGAGCACCCGTTCTTGGGCGTCACGCTCGCTGAGATGACTCCGGAATTGGCCGGTACGATGGGACTGACAGGACCGAGGGGCGTACTGGTAACGTCGGTTCTCGAAGACGGGCCGTCAGCGGGGCTTCTCAGCGGCGGTTCCGAACTCCGAACTGTTGACGGTTCGCGCGTCAGGATCGGCGGTGACGTCGTCCTCTCGATCGGGGGTGAAACGATCCTTACTACCGAAGACCTCAGCAGCCACCTCGCGTTGGAAACGAGCCCCGGCGAGGTGGTGACGCTGACCGTCCAGCGGGACGGATACGTGACGACTGTCGACGTGACCCTCGGGGCGCGTCCCGGTACGTAG
- a CDS encoding multiprotein bridging factor aMBF1, with translation MPQCEMCGNERPSLTTVKVEGAELELCDDCKEFGTEVRTESSSSQSTKYSTSSTSKSSGSSGASSASSSSGGGSSGGSTRRRRDMFDTMDEVAADYDQRIREAREGLGLSQEDLAKSLNEKASLIRKLERGDILPSDDVQKKLERKLEISLVEGEDTDDSEWSGGSSTTTTLGDVVKRKD, from the coding sequence ATGCCCCAGTGCGAGATGTGCGGCAATGAGCGGCCGTCCCTCACGACGGTCAAGGTCGAGGGGGCCGAACTCGAACTGTGCGACGACTGCAAGGAGTTCGGCACCGAGGTCCGCACTGAGTCGAGCTCGTCTCAGTCGACGAAGTACTCGACGTCGAGCACCTCCAAATCGTCCGGGTCGAGCGGCGCTTCGAGCGCGTCCTCGTCGAGTGGCGGCGGTTCGTCGGGCGGATCGACCCGCCGACGCCGCGATATGTTCGATACGATGGACGAGGTCGCGGCCGACTACGACCAGCGCATTCGCGAGGCGCGGGAGGGACTCGGACTGAGCCAAGAGGACCTCGCGAAGTCGCTCAACGAGAAGGCGAGTCTGATCCGAAAACTCGAACGCGGTGATATCCTCCCCTCCGACGACGTGCAGAAGAAACTCGAACGGAAACTCGAAATTTCGCTCGTCGAGGGCGAGGACACCGACGACAGCGAGTGGTCGGGCGGGTCGTCGACGACGACGACGCTCGGCGACGTCGTCAAGCGAAAGGACTGA
- the tpiA gene encoding triose-phosphate isomerase, which yields MFILVNLKAYPCDPIEVATAARDVADAADVRIAVSPQAADVARVADTGVETWAQHVDSNGHGSHTGSTLAESVAEAGAVGTLINHSEKRLKLADIDGAVRAAERAGLETCVCANNPTQIGAAAALGPDSVAVEPPELIGGDVSVATADPDIVEDAVAAAGAVDSDVDVFCGAGISSGEDVVTAGELGATGILLASGVAKADDPRAALEALVEPL from the coding sequence GTGTTCATCCTAGTTAATCTCAAGGCCTACCCGTGTGACCCGATCGAGGTCGCGACCGCCGCGCGCGACGTGGCAGACGCCGCGGACGTCCGTATCGCGGTCTCGCCGCAGGCGGCCGACGTCGCCCGCGTCGCCGACACCGGCGTCGAGACGTGGGCCCAACACGTCGACTCGAACGGCCACGGCAGCCACACCGGCAGCACGCTCGCCGAATCCGTCGCGGAGGCGGGCGCAGTCGGGACGCTCATCAACCACTCCGAGAAGCGGTTGAAGCTCGCGGACATCGACGGCGCAGTTCGCGCCGCAGAGCGCGCGGGTCTCGAAACGTGCGTCTGTGCGAACAACCCCACCCAGATCGGGGCGGCGGCGGCGCTCGGTCCCGACAGCGTCGCCGTCGAGCCGCCCGAACTCATCGGCGGCGACGTCTCGGTGGCGACTGCGGATCCGGACATCGTCGAAGACGCCGTCGCGGCCGCGGGGGCCGTCGATTCGGACGTCGACGTCTTCTGCGGCGCGGGGATCTCCTCCGGCGAGGACGTCGTCACCGCGGGCGAGTTGGGAGCGACCGGCATCCTCCTCGCGTCGGGCGTCGCGAAAGCGGACGACCCGCGCGCGGCGCTGGAAGCGCTTGTCGAACCGCTCTGA
- a CDS encoding helicase HerA domain-containing protein: protein MTEDTETITVANVSEGPGGDGERAQGTAVDLPVVDILTGRGFITGKSGSGKSNTASVIIENLLSKNFPVLIVDTDGEYYGLKEQFELLHAGADEECDIVVSPEHAEKLAHLALEQNVPIILDVSGYLEDDEAQELLTEVSKRLFAKEKKLKKPFLMLIEECHEYIPEGGGMTEAGKMLIKIGKRGRKHGLGIVGISQRPADVKKDFITQCDWLVWHRLTWNNDTKVVGRILGSEYADAIEEMGDGEAFLVTDWSDSLRRVKFHKKRTFDAGATPGLDDFQRPDLKSVDGDLVSELQSISDEKERRESELADLRQELEAKEAKIRQLERELEEARDLSQMADQFAQAMFQKAESPYRDGDRRNLNRPEERQSALDHYEAEGAPGEPEASPDADGDGRASSEHAAEAADDEIDEEIATAAAAGAYPGFDGGLIDRDADEIDRDVQPERAHEETATLTGRKDVIERLRDVVASLPPASQRMLAFYREVDACDPIDAHVAAGEAGDKQLAYSRNGLLRRAEFIEHVGRGRYAYALPALVRREFADRLDEDELRDVVAAVEDAFRPEKLVSQGDLADDGDSEVDGASVESDGGDRSGV, encoded by the coding sequence ATGACCGAGGACACGGAGACGATCACCGTCGCGAACGTCAGCGAGGGACCGGGGGGCGACGGCGAGCGAGCACAGGGCACGGCAGTCGATCTGCCCGTCGTCGATATCCTCACGGGCCGGGGCTTTATCACCGGGAAATCCGGATCCGGAAAGTCGAACACGGCGTCGGTGATCATCGAGAACCTGCTCTCGAAGAACTTCCCGGTGCTCATCGTCGACACCGACGGGGAGTACTACGGGCTCAAAGAGCAGTTCGAGCTGTTGCACGCGGGCGCGGACGAGGAGTGCGACATCGTTGTCAGCCCCGAGCACGCCGAGAAGCTCGCACACCTCGCGCTCGAACAGAACGTACCGATCATCCTCGACGTCTCCGGCTACCTCGAAGACGACGAGGCCCAAGAGCTTCTGACCGAGGTGTCCAAACGGTTGTTCGCGAAGGAGAAGAAGCTCAAAAAGCCGTTTTTGATGCTCATCGAGGAGTGCCACGAGTACATTCCGGAGGGCGGCGGGATGACCGAGGCGGGGAAGATGCTCATCAAGATCGGCAAGCGGGGTCGAAAACACGGCCTCGGGATCGTCGGCATCTCTCAGCGCCCCGCCGACGTCAAGAAGGACTTCATCACGCAGTGCGACTGGCTCGTCTGGCACCGACTGACGTGGAACAACGACACGAAGGTCGTCGGTCGGATTCTCGGCTCGGAGTACGCCGACGCGATCGAGGAGATGGGCGACGGTGAGGCGTTCTTGGTCACCGACTGGTCCGATTCGCTCCGACGGGTCAAATTCCACAAGAAGCGGACGTTCGACGCGGGAGCGACGCCCGGTCTCGACGACTTCCAACGACCGGACTTGAAATCGGTCGACGGCGACCTCGTCTCGGAATTACAGAGCATCTCCGACGAGAAGGAGCGCCGCGAGAGCGAACTCGCGGATCTCCGCCAGGAACTCGAAGCGAAGGAGGCGAAGATCCGGCAGCTCGAACGCGAACTCGAAGAGGCCCGCGACCTCTCACAGATGGCGGACCAGTTCGCACAGGCGATGTTTCAGAAGGCCGAATCGCCGTATCGCGACGGCGACAGGAGAAACCTGAACCGTCCGGAAGAACGGCAGTCCGCGCTCGACCACTACGAGGCCGAGGGGGCTCCCGGCGAGCCTGAGGCGTCTCCCGATGCTGATGGTGATGGACGGGCATCGTCCGAACACGCGGCGGAGGCCGCTGACGACGAGATCGACGAGGAGATCGCCACCGCCGCCGCCGCGGGGGCCTATCCGGGGTTCGACGGCGGCCTAATCGACCGAGACGCCGACGAGATCGATCGGGACGTCCAACCCGAGCGCGCGCACGAGGAGACGGCGACGTTGACCGGACGAAAAGACGTCATCGAGCGACTGCGCGACGTCGTGGCGTCGCTACCGCCCGCCTCTCAACGGATGCTGGCGTTCTACCGCGAAGTCGACGCCTGCGATCCGATCGACGCCCACGTCGCCGCCGGTGAGGCCGGCGACAAACAGCTCGCCTACAGTCGGAACGGGTTGCTCCGACGAGCGGAGTTCATCGAGCACGTCGGTCGCGGCCGATACGCGTACGCCCTCCCCGCGCTCGTCCGTCGGGAGTTCGCCGACCGGCTCGACGAGGACGAACTTCGCGACGTCGTCGCGGCCGTCGAAGACGCGTTCCGTCCCGAGAAACTCGTCTCTCAGGGGGACCTCGCCGACGACGGAGATTCCGAAGTCGACGGAGCGAGCGTAGAGAGCGACGGTGGCGACCGTTCCGGCGTCTGA
- a CDS encoding CDP-alcohol phosphatidyltransferase family protein: MTLDQYRDLADRLLGPFVAAADRLGLSPDGVSVVAFGFAVAAGGAFALATPLWYALGALFVLSNGWLDLVDGALARAQGVESDGGDLLDHVLDRYADIAMLVGLAAGIDAYALGLAAVTGVLMTSYLGTQIQAVGLGRAYGGLVGRADRLAIIGVVALVAAVAPLVVSGPVRPLGLSLVGWLLVFFAVIGHVTALQRFWGAWSDLAES; the protein is encoded by the coding sequence ATGACACTGGATCAGTACCGCGACCTCGCGGACCGACTGCTCGGCCCGTTCGTCGCCGCCGCCGATCGTCTGGGACTGAGTCCGGACGGCGTCAGCGTCGTCGCGTTCGGCTTCGCCGTCGCCGCCGGTGGCGCGTTCGCGCTCGCGACGCCGCTGTGGTACGCGCTCGGTGCGCTGTTCGTCCTCAGCAACGGCTGGCTCGACCTCGTCGACGGCGCGCTCGCGCGGGCGCAGGGCGTCGAGAGCGACGGCGGCGACCTCCTCGATCACGTCCTCGATCGCTACGCCGATATCGCGATGCTCGTCGGCCTCGCGGCCGGGATCGACGCCTACGCGCTCGGCCTCGCGGCGGTGACCGGCGTGCTGATGACCTCGTATCTCGGCACACAGATCCAAGCCGTCGGACTCGGCCGCGCGTACGGCGGCCTCGTCGGGCGTGCGGACCGACTGGCGATCATCGGCGTCGTCGCGCTCGTCGCCGCGGTCGCGCCGCTCGTCGTATCCGGCCCCGTTCGACCGCTCGGGCTGTCGCTCGTCGGCTGGCTCTTGGTCTTCTTCGCCGTGATCGGTCACGTCACGGCGCTGCAGCGCTTCTGGGGCGCGTGGTCGGACCTCGCGGAGTCGTAG
- a CDS encoding adenylate kinase family protein, whose product MSRIALTGTPGTGKTTISNLVAEEIGTEVVHLNDAIREADLFTERDVERDSLVADLDAVEAWLADREVQGDSGDDADRDTLVESHLSHLLDVARVIVLRCHPDELKPRLRERGESEASIAENAESEALDVILAEAVERHGAEAVWEIDTTDRAPAEVASDVAAAIEGETEPRVGVVDFVEYL is encoded by the coding sequence GTGAGTCGAATCGCGCTCACCGGAACGCCCGGAACGGGGAAGACGACTATCTCGAACCTCGTCGCCGAAGAGATCGGAACCGAGGTCGTTCACTTGAACGACGCGATTCGAGAGGCCGACCTGTTCACCGAGCGCGACGTCGAGCGCGACTCGCTCGTCGCCGACCTCGACGCGGTCGAAGCGTGGCTCGCGGACCGCGAGGTGCAGGGTGACAGCGGTGACGACGCCGACCGCGACACGCTCGTCGAATCGCACCTCTCACACCTCCTCGACGTCGCGCGCGTGATCGTGCTTCGGTGTCACCCCGACGAACTGAAGCCGCGGCTCCGAGAGCGCGGCGAGTCGGAGGCGTCGATCGCCGAGAACGCCGAGAGCGAGGCGCTCGACGTGATCCTCGCGGAGGCGGTGGAGCGTCACGGCGCGGAGGCCGTCTGGGAGATCGACACGACGGATCGAGCGCCCGCGGAAGTCGCGAGCGACGTCGCGGCCGCTATCGAGGGCGAAACCGAGCCACGGGTCGGCGTCGTCGACTTCGTCGAGTACCTATGA
- the hisC gene encoding histidinol-phosphate transaminase — translation MQPRDLSEHEAYVPGRGAEEVARDLGMDPEELTKLSSNENPHGPSPAAVEAVEAAAPDVNVYPKASHTDLTDRIAEKWGVDAEQVWLSAGADGSIDYLSRAFLEPNDDILVPAPGFSYYSMSARYHHGDASTYRISKETDFEQSAETILSAYDGERILFATTPHNPTGSVLSRADIRTLAERVDEQTLVVVDEAYAEYAEEPTAIDLLEEYDNLAVLRTFSKAYGLAGLRIGYAVVPSEWADAYARVNTPFAANELACRAALAAIDDDEHLERSVETARWAREYYRDEFDVPTWDSGGNFVLCEVGDATAVADAAQRRGVIVRDTSSFGLSECVRVSCGTREETRRAVDVLNEVVAEVTPEATDP, via the coding sequence ATGCAACCGAGGGACCTCTCTGAACACGAGGCGTACGTTCCCGGACGCGGGGCCGAGGAGGTCGCCCGCGATCTCGGAATGGACCCCGAGGAACTGACGAAGCTCTCGTCGAACGAGAACCCCCACGGCCCGAGCCCCGCCGCCGTGGAAGCGGTCGAGGCGGCCGCGCCCGACGTGAACGTCTACCCGAAGGCCTCCCACACGGACCTCACCGATCGGATCGCCGAGAAGTGGGGCGTCGACGCCGAACAGGTGTGGCTGAGCGCGGGTGCCGACGGGTCGATCGACTACCTCTCGCGGGCGTTTTTAGAACCCAACGACGACATCCTCGTGCCCGCGCCGGGCTTTTCGTACTACTCGATGTCGGCGCGGTATCACCACGGCGACGCCTCGACGTACCGGATCTCGAAGGAGACGGACTTCGAGCAGTCCGCCGAGACGATCCTGTCGGCCTACGACGGCGAGCGAATCCTCTTCGCGACGACGCCGCACAACCCAACGGGATCGGTTCTTTCGCGAGCTGACATCCGCACACTCGCCGAACGCGTCGACGAGCAGACGCTCGTCGTCGTCGACGAGGCGTACGCCGAGTACGCCGAAGAGCCGACCGCCATCGATCTGCTCGAGGAGTACGACAACCTCGCGGTGCTTCGGACGTTCTCGAAGGCCTACGGGCTGGCGGGGCTTCGGATCGGCTACGCGGTCGTCCCCTCGGAGTGGGCAGACGCGTACGCGCGGGTGAACACCCCGTTCGCGGCCAACGAACTCGCCTGTCGCGCCGCACTCGCCGCGATCGACGACGACGAGCACCTCGAACGCTCCGTGGAGACCGCCCGCTGGGCGCGGGAGTACTACCGCGACGAGTTCGACGTGCCGACGTGGGACTCCGGCGGCAACTTCGTCCTCTGTGAGGTCGGCGACGCGACGGCCGTCGCCGACGCCGCACAGCGCCGGGGCGTCATCGTCCGCGACACATCCAGCTTCGGCCTCTCGGAGTGCGTCCGCGTCTCCTGTGGCACCCGTGAGGAGACGCGCAGAGCGGTCGACGTGCTCAACGAGGTCGTCGCCGAGGTCACGCCGGAGGCGACAGATCCGTGA
- a CDS encoding GMC family oxidoreductase: MAEDGGVGDGRDRTPSARADVCVVGSGPAGALVAHRLADAGADVVVLEAGPRFDFSRRREQQEEHIRPGMDDLWGMGGPRDDYTTAGKHYPLNAARVKGVGGSTLHWQGMVMRLHERDFEMDTRYGLGADWPIDYEDLRPHYADAERELGVAGAMDNPYAPPREEPFPLSAFPPSHSDSLFAEACERLGIDMHSVPNARNSESYDGRSACQGYGTCRPVCPSGAKYTAESHVDKAETAGARVIDHAPVQRLEHDESGEVVEAAVYATPDGNEHRQTARRFVVACGGVENARLLLLSESERYPDGLANTSGAVGRFFMDHLFAGAGGRLDEPTRQNHIGFITSECHQFYDDEEPIEGVKLEFLNYAGPSPVIEALHAETWGDELLDQLRESYGTHIAMGGLVEQLPDAENRVTLDPERRDDHGNPVPHIEWSLSERTRDAIRRANEVQHAILEELGASIEWTVGPGATGPAYHQMGTTRMGTDPDESVVDSTCRTHDLSNLWVVGSSVFPTGGAMNPTLTIAALSLRAADSLADSL; encoded by the coding sequence ATGGCTGAGGACGGCGGCGTCGGCGACGGCCGCGACCGCACGCCGTCGGCCCGTGCGGACGTCTGCGTCGTCGGTTCCGGTCCCGCCGGCGCGCTCGTCGCTCATCGGCTCGCGGACGCTGGAGCCGACGTCGTCGTCCTCGAAGCCGGGCCGCGGTTCGACTTTTCCCGGCGGCGCGAGCAGCAGGAAGAACACATCCGACCGGGGATGGACGACCTGTGGGGAATGGGCGGCCCCCGCGACGACTACACGACTGCCGGGAAGCACTACCCGCTGAACGCGGCGCGCGTCAAGGGCGTCGGCGGCTCGACGCTGCACTGGCAGGGAATGGTGATGCGTCTCCACGAGCGCGACTTCGAGATGGACACGCGCTACGGTCTCGGGGCCGACTGGCCGATCGACTACGAGGACCTCCGACCCCACTACGCCGACGCCGAGCGCGAACTCGGCGTCGCGGGCGCGATGGACAACCCCTACGCGCCGCCGCGCGAGGAGCCGTTTCCGCTCTCGGCGTTTCCGCCCTCCCACTCGGACTCGCTGTTCGCGGAGGCCTGCGAGCGTCTAGGGATCGATATGCACTCGGTGCCGAACGCGCGGAACTCCGAGTCCTACGACGGACGGTCGGCCTGTCAGGGCTACGGGACGTGCCGACCGGTCTGTCCCTCCGGGGCGAAGTACACCGCCGAGTCCCACGTCGACAAGGCCGAAACAGCCGGCGCGCGCGTGATCGATCACGCACCCGTGCAACGGCTCGAACACGACGAGTCGGGCGAGGTCGTCGAGGCCGCGGTGTACGCGACCCCCGACGGGAACGAACACCGACAGACGGCCCGACGGTTCGTCGTCGCCTGCGGCGGCGTCGAGAACGCGCGCCTGCTCCTCCTGTCGGAGTCCGAGCGGTACCCGGACGGCTTGGCCAACACCTCCGGCGCAGTCGGTCGCTTCTTTATGGACCACCTCTTCGCCGGGGCGGGCGGCCGACTCGACGAACCGACACGGCAGAACCACATCGGGTTCATCACCAGCGAGTGCCACCAGTTCTACGACGACGAAGAGCCGATCGAGGGCGTGAAACTGGAGTTCCTCAACTACGCCGGGCCGTCGCCGGTGATCGAAGCCCTGCACGCGGAGACGTGGGGCGACGAGCTGCTCGATCAGCTCCGAGAGTCTTACGGCACCCACATCGCGATGGGCGGCCTCGTCGAGCAGTTGCCCGACGCGGAGAACCGCGTCACGCTCGATCCGGAGCGCCGCGACGATCACGGCAACCCCGTCCCGCACATCGAGTGGTCGCTCTCCGAACGGACGCGAGACGCGATCCGACGGGCCAACGAGGTCCAGCACGCGATCCTCGAGGAACTCGGCGCGTCGATCGAGTGGACGGTCGGACCGGGCGCGACCGGCCCCGCCTACCACCAGATGGGGACGACGCGGATGGGGACAGACCCCGACGAGAGCGTCGTCGACAGCACCTGCCGGACGCACGACCTCTCGAACCTCTGGGTCGTCGGCTCGTCGGTGTTCCCCACCGGCGGCGCGATGAACCCGACGCTCACCATCGCAGCGCTGTCGCTCCGGGCGGCCGACTCGCTTGCCGATTCGCTGTAG
- a CDS encoding gluconate 2-dehydrogenase subunit 3 family protein, with product MKLTRRDALAAVAAAGATVGGGALAGRIEPPRADSDADAAPGPASSANPSLSTDLLDLLDAVAEVLYPREASGRRAFVEEYALGRTEGRPIYRDGVREAAAQLDAVARDWHGDSYADLDAETRDTLLRRLGVETAEPDPEGPITDRIRFYLVDNLLFAFYASPAGGRLVGIENPIGYPGGIESYQRGSMPDRGEEPWGGDRDG from the coding sequence GTGAAACTGACGCGACGCGACGCGTTGGCCGCGGTGGCGGCGGCAGGGGCGACAGTCGGCGGGGGCGCGCTCGCCGGCCGTATCGAGCCGCCGCGAGCGGACAGCGACGCGGACGCCGCTCCCGGACCGGCATCGTCCGCGAACCCGTCGCTGTCGACGGACCTACTGGACCTCCTCGACGCCGTCGCCGAGGTGCTCTACCCCCGTGAGGCTTCGGGCCGTCGCGCGTTCGTCGAAGAGTACGCGCTGGGACGAACGGAGGGTCGACCGATCTATCGTGACGGCGTTCGGGAGGCCGCGGCGCAGCTCGATGCGGTCGCCCGCGACTGGCACGGCGATTCGTACGCGGATCTGGACGCCGAGACGCGGGACACACTACTCCGTCGGCTGGGCGTCGAGACAGCTGAACCGGATCCTGAGGGACCGATCACCGACCGGATCCGGTTCTACCTCGTCGATAACCTCCTCTTCGCGTTCTACGCGTCACCGGCGGGGGGCCGCCTCGTCGGCATCGAGAATCCGATCGGCTACCCCGGCGGCATCGAGAGCTACCAGCGCGGCTCAATGCCGGACCGCGGTGAGGAGCCGTGGGGAGGCGACCGCGATGGCTGA